The sequence AAAGGCCAACAGGGCTTACGGCTCAAGAGTGGAAGGTTCTATTTTGGAAGAAGTTTATACCAAACTTATCAACCTGTTTTCGCGATTTACACCCCCTGAAAAGGTAGAACTCTTCCCGCAGGAAGTTCTAGGACTTCGGGAGATTTTTCCGGTCATTATGCGTTTTAATTTTGCTGGATATGAATTTGAAGTGCTTGAAAGTCTAGGGGGCCATCTTTATGGTCAGGTGTTTTTCTTCTGCGAAAAAGCAGGCCTTCTTTTTACTGGCGACAGCCTGCTTAATTTAAAAAGTTTCACCCCAGAGCGTTTAGAGTTTGCAAAACTCGCCAAAATCCTTATGACTTCGGTAAATGTTGATAGTGAAATCGCAACCAAAGAACGCTTGGCATTGCTTAAGCTTGCTGAGCAAACAGATGCCAAGCTAAAAATTCAGGGCAGGCGTTGTCTTATCTGCGGCGGACATGGGGCAGTTTCTGTCCTTAAAAGTGGCGAACTGGAAGCCACAGGAAAGATAGAGCATTTCGGGTTCAATTAGCTGGGAAACTTTGCAAATTGCCGAAATGCAAGGTATCCGTTCCCATTTTCGGAACGAAAAAGGGAACGGTTGCTCGAACGGACCCTAAAAAAGTTGTTTTGCCTGCCTTAGGATGACCTGTTTCCTGTAACGTGGGCGGATATTTGGTCGAAAAGAAAAAATGTACCCATTACAGATAAGATTTGCTTTGCGGCAACTCTTTGTGCAAAAATCCTTTGGATTAAAATGAAGGCATGATTTACGAATTTGTTGCTGAAGGGAGCTTTAAACTCACCGCTGAAATAAAACCTACTGGAGACCAACCAAAGGCCATTAGCACCCTTTGCAAATGGGTGGAAGATGGCGTAAAGCACATGGTGCTTAAGGGGGTAACGGGCTCAGGGAAGACCTTTACCATGGCCAATGTTATTGCTACCCTTAATCGTCCAACCCTTATCATCGCGCCCAATAAAACCCTTGCAGCCCAGCTTTATAACGAATTCAAAAAACTATTCCCTTACAACGCCGTGGAATACTTTGTGTCTTACTACGATTATTACCAGCCAGAGGCCTACATCCCTGCCTCAGATACCTACATTGAAAAAGACGCCTCTATCAACGAGCTTATCGACAGGCTGCGGCACTCTGCCACGGCAGCGGTGCTTTCGCGGCGTGATGTTATTGTAGTGGCAAGTGTTTCCTGCATCTACGGTCTGGGTTCTCCTACGGAATACTCTCGTATGCATCTTTATCTCCAAGTTGGTAAAGATATGCCGCGGGAGCGAATTATCCGCCGCCTGGTGACCATGCACTACGAACGCAAGAATTTTGAACTAACCCGCGGGACTTTTCGGGTAAGGGGCGATATTATCGAAATCTTTCCTGCTCACGAAGAAAAACAGGCGATAAGGATAGAACTTTTCGGCGACACTATCGAAAGCATTAAGATCATAGATCCTTTTCGGGGAAAGGTCCTTGGGCGGATTGAGGCGGTAACTATTTTCCCGGGGACGCATTACGTTACCAGTGAAGAAAGGCTAGCCCTTGCCATTGAAGAAATAAAGAAAGAGCTTGAAGAAAGGGTGGCCTGGTTCAAAAGCCAGGGGCGGCTCCTTGAGGCTGAACGTCTTTTAAAACGCACCCTTTTTGATTTAGAAATGCTAGAGGAAATGGGCTTTTGCCATGGGATAGAAAATTACAGCCGCTATCTCGATGGCCGGGCACCAGGTGAACCCCCTTATACCCTGCTTGATTATTTCCCGGATGATTTTTTGATTTTCATTGATGAAAGCCATATCACCATCCCTCAGCTTCATGGTATGTATCGTGGTGATAGGTCCCGTAAAGAAACCCTGGTGGAATATGGTTTCAGGCTTCCTTCAGCCCTTGATAACCGTCCGCTTACGTTTGAAGAATTTGAACAACGTGTGAATCAGGTAATTTACGTCTCCGCCACTCCAGGGGAATACGAACTCAAAAAAGCAGGCCCTTATGTGGTTGAACAGATTATCCGCCCTACAGGGCTTATGGATCCCAAAATAGAAGTGCGACCGGCCAAATTCCAGATAGACGACCTGGTTGCTGAGATAAAAAAGCGCCTTAAGAAGGGTGAAAAAACCCTTGTTTGCACCCTTACCAAACGCATGGCCGAAGAACTCACTGAGTATCTCAATGACCTGGGGATTAAGGCCAAGTATCTTCATTCAGATATCAAGACCCTTGAGCGTGCCAAAATTATTCGGGATCTCCGCAAGGGTGTTTTTGATGTGCTGGTAGGGATTAACCTTTTACGTGAAGGTTTGGATATCCCCGAAGTTTCATTGGTAGCTATTCTTGATGCTGATAAAGAAGGTTTTTTGCGATCTGAGCGCTCTCTTATCCAGATTGCAGGTCGGGCCGCAAGGAACGTTAACGGGACCGTTATCCTTTATGCTGATAACGTGACAGAATCCATGCGCAGGGCCATGGAAGAGACAGAAAGACGGCGCAAGATTCAAGAAGAATATAACCTTACCCATGGCATTACGCCTAAGACCATTAAAAAAGGATTTGAAGATGCCCTGGCTCAGTTTTATGAGGCAGACTACGTGGAGCTTGATGAACTGGCAGAGATAGACATCGAAGATGTTGATGAGCTTCGCAAGCTTATCCGCAGGACTGAAAAAGAAATGCGCGAGGCTGCCAAAAACCTTGAATTTGAAAAAGCCGCGGCCTTACGCGACCGCCTTTTTGCCCTGCGCCAAAAATTCTTAAAAGCTGCTTAAACCGATTTCGACTTAGGCCTGTTTTGGGATCGCTCCCATTTTTCGTTACGAAAAATGGTAAGGTGGCTATTTCAGTTCAAAGTGTCAACTGTTTTGAGTTTCCGAAGAGAGGGCAAAATTGATTGAAAATGTTTCACATCCTGATGTAAAATATTTCAAAGTATGAAACAATTTCACTACAAACCCAGGTTTTTAGCAGACGTTTTGCGCAAGACTCTTTCTTTCGCTCCAATCGTTGTCATTACAGGGGCCCGTCAGGTGGGGAAAAGCACTCTTCTTGCTAACGAACCTCCTGTGGCTGCCTGGCCCAAATATTCCCTTGATGATCCCGAAGTTTTAAGCTTTTTAGAGAAACATCCTAAAGAGTTAGTCTTTCAGGAAAAAAGACTTGTTATAGACGAAGTACAACGTTTACCTAAAATACTCCCCTACATAAAACTTGCTGTAGATGAGGATCGTTCCCGTCGTTATGTCCTTTCAGGCTCTGCTAATCTTCTTTTAATGAGACAAGTTTCAGAAAGCCTTGCAGGCAGGGCGATATATTTAGAACTTGGTCCCTTTTCACTTGATGAGCTAATGGAAAGAAAGTCAAGTCTTTTAACTTTTTTAGAGACACAGGAATTTCCTCCAGCTGATAAGCCTGACTTTTCCCTTGAGTTGTTATTATTTCGAGGAATGATTCCTCCCATTACAACTCTTGAAGACTCTTTTTCCATTAATCTGTGGTGGAAGGGATATATTGCTACCTATTTAGAAAGAGACCTTAGAAATCTTTCACAAGTTGCAAATCTTTCTGATTTTCATATTTTTATGGAAGTTCTTTCTTCCAGAACGGCTAGCCTTTTGAATCAACAAGATGTAGCCAGAGATGTTGGGCTTTCTCCTGCGACCATTTCGCGTTATCTAAATCTTTTAGAAACGGGAGGATTGATAACCAGGCTGAGACCTTATTTTGCCAATATTAACAAGCGACTAACCAAACGCCCAAAGCTCTACTTTTTTGATTGCGGTTTAACAAGAGTTTTATCTGGTTATCATAGTCCTGAAGAAATCCCTCCGGAATTTTGGGGAAAGCTTTTTGAAAATTTTGTCTTTCAGGAACTGTGGGCTTTAAGATCTCTTAAAGAAGGTGTGGAAATTTTCTTTTTCCGTACCTTGGGGGGGAAAGAGATAGAAATAGATTTTTTGCTTAAACACGGAAAAGCATTTCATGCTTTTGAAGTTAAATTTGCTTCAAAAATCACCCTAAAAGATTCAGAACCTTTACTTAAGATCCGCGAAATACTGCCTGGAATCAAAAGCCTGAACATCATTTATACAGGAGACGCATATCAAACCCTTCCCGGTCAGATAAAAGTTATCCCCTGGTGGTGGCTTTAGGTTCAATTTTTGTTTGGCTATTAAAAATTTTTTATGTTATCTTTTTCCCTTAAGAGGGATGCTGAGGCCTGCCTTGGTTTCCTTCACGAATAACTTTTAAGGAGTTTTTTGTATGCGTAAAGTTAAGTTAGGGGATGTTGTAAGCATTCATTGTGTAGGCCGTTTGGAAAGTGGCGAGGTTTTTGAAAGCACAGAAGGTGGCCCACCTTTTCAGTTCCAGGTTGGCTCGCCGGATATTATCCCTGGGCTTTCAGAAGCAGTGATCGGTATGGAAGAAGGTGAAGAAAAAGAAGTTACACTAACTCCTGATAAAGCGTTTGGTGAAAGA comes from Thermodesulfatator atlanticus DSM 21156 and encodes:
- a CDS encoding ATP-binding protein codes for the protein MKQFHYKPRFLADVLRKTLSFAPIVVITGARQVGKSTLLANEPPVAAWPKYSLDDPEVLSFLEKHPKELVFQEKRLVIDEVQRLPKILPYIKLAVDEDRSRRYVLSGSANLLLMRQVSESLAGRAIYLELGPFSLDELMERKSSLLTFLETQEFPPADKPDFSLELLLFRGMIPPITTLEDSFSINLWWKGYIATYLERDLRNLSQVANLSDFHIFMEVLSSRTASLLNQQDVARDVGLSPATISRYLNLLETGGLITRLRPYFANINKRLTKRPKLYFFDCGLTRVLSGYHSPEEIPPEFWGKLFENFVFQELWALRSLKEGVEIFFFRTLGGKEIEIDFLLKHGKAFHAFEVKFASKITLKDSEPLLKIREILPGIKSLNIIYTGDAYQTLPGQIKVIPWWWL
- the uvrB gene encoding excinuclease ABC subunit UvrB; this encodes MIYEFVAEGSFKLTAEIKPTGDQPKAISTLCKWVEDGVKHMVLKGVTGSGKTFTMANVIATLNRPTLIIAPNKTLAAQLYNEFKKLFPYNAVEYFVSYYDYYQPEAYIPASDTYIEKDASINELIDRLRHSATAAVLSRRDVIVVASVSCIYGLGSPTEYSRMHLYLQVGKDMPRERIIRRLVTMHYERKNFELTRGTFRVRGDIIEIFPAHEEKQAIRIELFGDTIESIKIIDPFRGKVLGRIEAVTIFPGTHYVTSEERLALAIEEIKKELEERVAWFKSQGRLLEAERLLKRTLFDLEMLEEMGFCHGIENYSRYLDGRAPGEPPYTLLDYFPDDFLIFIDESHITIPQLHGMYRGDRSRKETLVEYGFRLPSALDNRPLTFEEFEQRVNQVIYVSATPGEYELKKAGPYVVEQIIRPTGLMDPKIEVRPAKFQIDDLVAEIKKRLKKGEKTLVCTLTKRMAEELTEYLNDLGIKAKYLHSDIKTLERAKIIRDLRKGVFDVLVGINLLREGLDIPEVSLVAILDADKEGFLRSERSLIQIAGRAARNVNGTVILYADNVTESMRRAMEETERRRKIQEEYNLTHGITPKTIKKGFEDALAQFYEADYVELDELAEIDIEDVDELRKLIRRTEKEMREAAKNLEFEKAAALRDRLFALRQKFLKAA